In one Corallococcus sp. EGB genomic region, the following are encoded:
- a CDS encoding Ig-like domain-containing protein produces MLTPLAGLRRSAAGLLALLCAVLLAPPAYAEPDTLGLGNGHNGALTVNAANTVINTYTRLTATAPVGQTFVNVTDTTGFAVGDLVMIYQSTGYSGAFNSGDAGPFDFTSNAVGNWQFVRVTALTATRLTFTGAPLTAAFTGGTSATAIRTSAQAIRVPEYTTVTINAGASIVARPWSSADINDNLGGVVVFLATGTVTNNGTISATGAGFRGAEYFNGDGDNCPATALDRANPEGAMKGEGPVPARYKPPTVFSQVATLSGRGNILNAGGGGVCHNSGGGGGGNGGAGGIGGRTWTGDNGGASASRAVGGLPGGKMLFSPATRALFGGGGGSGHGNDDVGGGGGNAGGIVFVRGAALSGTGSITADGVAGGNSQNDAAGGGGAGGTISLRFTGALACTGTGALSAKGGNGGNSTFVESPHGTGGGGGGGNIHMQAASYSCPASVAGGTAGTQPTATALDGVTYGSAPGNPGVITMGPAPTVLTPANGSSTSNPTPPITGTTPSPNQTVRIYIDGQPQPTTVMSDASGNFTFTPATPLSVAAHTVYAVTVTAGVESAPSNTNTFTITAATTPTVAITTPANGATVTNPVNVTVSGTAGNATSVTLTVNGTNYGPITVTGGNWSQVLTPSPLPNGTYNVSAVSTNGTTNSTTATSTFTVAAPTVAITTPANGSTLTSSTNVVISGTAANATSVTFTLNGTSYGPVTVTGGNWTFTVPGPLANGSYTVNAVSTNGTTNSTTATSTFTVAVPAPTVAITTPANGSTTANPNVTVTGTAANATSVTVTFQGTNYGPITVTGGNWSQALPGPLANGTYSVAAVSTNGTTNSTTASSTFTVNVPAPTVAISTPANGSMTNNPNVTVTGTSANATTVTVTFQGTNYGPITVTGGTWSQVLPGPLPDGTYTVTAVSTNASGTNSSPATTTFTVDRTPPTVAISTPVDGAVLNTPNVTVTGTSVGASFVTLTFDGASYGPISVDASGHWSFPLPGPLPEGSYTVSATATDAAGNTSTPATSTFTVDLTAPTVAISSPANGSTIGTNTVTVTGTSQGATSVTLTYGGTDYGPISVDASGNWSFQLPVTLPEGPNTVTAVSKDAAGNTSTPATSTFTVDLTVPTVAISTPANGTSVNTGTVTVTGMTTNATSVTLTFDGASYGPISVDGSGNWSYALPGPLAEGTYTVTAVSVNGAGTTSATATSTFTVDLTPPTVAISTPVDGSTTNSPNVTVTGTSTGATSVTLTYNGTNYGPIPVDGAGNWSYALPVTLPEGPVTVTATATDAAGNTSTPDDTTFTVDLTAPEVEITAPADGTTVASGTVTVTGTSVGATSVTITFEGTDYGPIAVDASGNWSQALPGPLSDGTYTVTAVATDAAGNTSTPDSVTFTVDQTAPTVAITTPANGSTVGANVTVTGTTAGGATSVTVSFQGTNYGPIPVDASGNWSQALPGPLANGTYTVTAVAVDAAGNTSTTASSTFTVNTAAPTVAITTPANGSTLTNPTVTVTGTSANATTVTVTFQGTNYGPIAVDASGNWSQALPGPLADGTYTVTAVSTNGAGTHSATATTTFTVTQAGAVDSDNDGLTDAEEIALGTDPNNPDSDGDGIPDGIEVKVGHTNPLDDDSDDDGILDGNEDKNHNGIVDADETDPNNADTDGDGLTDGLELGLTEPQGSDTDPSKFVADKDPSTKTNPLDDDSDDDGLTDGNEDANHDGKVDATETDPNNADTDGDGLTDGLELGLTQPQGSDTDMSKFVPDQDPNTKTNPLDKDTDHGGVFDGVEDRNHNGRVDVQESDPNNPADDKDADGDGIDNATELEYGTDPFDNDTDDDGVPDGIDGLTDTDGDGIIDALDPDSDNDGILDGTEMGVTAETAPTGTDRSSPNFKPDADPTTKTDPKNPDTDGDSLKDGEEDANHDGRRDATETDPNMKDTDLGGIDDGTEVKGGTNPLDANDDYLVVGHGCSTGGSGSLAPFALMLLALPLVGRRFRRAGELLARAGGAVAVFATALVAGMGTNAHAQATAVSQAIDVQQYKPGPGVADVLAVHGAKVQRHLGWNVGLSVNYADKPLNFFDPRKDTYVTSLVKSQVGFDLMGAVGLFDRFEVGLVVPITLQGSENSPAVDSSFANGVSGGGIGDLRIIPKARLLDGDDYGLSLVVPVSLPTGGASDFLGGSGVSVNPRVVAEYGRRFRVLANLGVDIRKAQQLRNLNVGSALAYGVAAEAPLGDMPLAVQASLVGALGFKQQDAEERPLELLAALKYRALSGLSAQVGAGPGLTHGYGTPTFRVLASVAYSTPERAPAPPKPVCPEGPEDFDGFQDEDGCADPDNDGDGILDTADKCPNEPETFNGFEDEDGCPDTKPAPPPPAPVDSDGDGIMDPDDKCPNAPEDKDGFQDEDGCPDPDNDKDGIPDVADKCPNEPETINGVDDEDGCPDKGKVKVLVEGERILILEKVYFATNKDVILPRSFPILKQVAAVLRANPQVELLRIEGHTDSQGNDAANLDLSKRRAASVKAFLIKEGIAGERLESEGFGETKPVDTNKTAAGRENNRRVEFNITRMGKVEVEKPAP; encoded by the coding sequence TTGCTGACGCCCCTTGCGGGACTCCGCCGCTCGGCCGCGGGCCTGTTGGCCCTGCTGTGTGCCGTGCTGTTGGCGCCACCCGCCTACGCTGAACCGGACACGTTGGGTCTGGGCAATGGCCACAACGGTGCGCTGACGGTCAACGCGGCCAACACGGTCATCAACACGTACACGCGACTGACCGCGACCGCGCCCGTCGGCCAGACGTTCGTGAACGTCACGGACACCACCGGCTTCGCCGTGGGCGACCTGGTGATGATCTACCAGTCCACAGGCTATTCCGGGGCGTTCAATTCCGGTGATGCGGGCCCGTTTGACTTCACGTCGAACGCGGTGGGCAACTGGCAGTTCGTGCGCGTGACGGCGCTGACGGCAACGCGCCTGACCTTCACGGGCGCACCGCTCACGGCGGCGTTCACGGGCGGCACGAGCGCGACGGCCATCCGGACTTCGGCGCAGGCCATCCGCGTGCCGGAGTACACGACCGTGACCATCAACGCGGGCGCGAGCATCGTCGCCCGGCCGTGGTCCAGCGCCGATATCAACGACAACCTGGGCGGCGTCGTCGTCTTCCTTGCCACGGGGACGGTGACGAACAACGGCACCATCTCGGCCACGGGCGCGGGTTTCCGCGGCGCGGAGTACTTCAACGGTGATGGTGACAACTGCCCCGCCACCGCCCTCGATCGAGCGAATCCCGAAGGCGCCATGAAGGGCGAGGGGCCCGTGCCCGCGCGCTACAAGCCGCCCACGGTGTTCTCGCAGGTCGCGACCCTGTCGGGCCGGGGCAACATCCTCAATGCTGGTGGTGGTGGTGTGTGCCACAACTCCGGTGGTGGTGGCGGTGGTAACGGCGGCGCGGGTGGTATTGGCGGTCGGACGTGGACTGGTGACAACGGTGGGGCTTCGGCTTCGCGCGCGGTGGGTGGCCTCCCCGGTGGCAAGATGCTGTTCAGCCCGGCGACCCGCGCCCTGTTCGGCGGCGGTGGTGGCTCGGGTCACGGCAATGACGACGTCGGTGGCGGCGGCGGCAACGCGGGCGGCATCGTCTTCGTGCGCGGCGCTGCGCTCTCGGGAACAGGCAGCATCACGGCGGACGGCGTCGCGGGCGGGAACTCCCAGAATGACGCGGCGGGTGGCGGTGGCGCGGGCGGTACCATCTCCCTGCGGTTCACGGGCGCTCTGGCATGCACCGGTACCGGCGCGCTGTCCGCGAAGGGCGGCAACGGCGGCAACAGCACCTTCGTGGAGTCTCCGCACGGTACGGGGGGTGGCGGTGGTGGCGGGAACATCCACATGCAGGCCGCCTCCTACTCCTGCCCCGCGTCGGTCGCGGGAGGCACTGCGGGCACCCAGCCCACGGCGACTGCTCTGGATGGTGTGACCTACGGCTCTGCGCCGGGCAACCCGGGTGTCATCACCATGGGCCCGGCTCCCACCGTGCTGACTCCGGCCAATGGTTCGTCCACGTCGAACCCCACGCCCCCCATCACGGGCACGACGCCGAGCCCGAATCAGACGGTCCGCATCTACATCGACGGCCAGCCCCAGCCCACGACCGTGATGTCCGACGCGTCGGGCAACTTCACCTTCACGCCGGCGACGCCCCTGAGCGTTGCCGCGCACACGGTCTACGCGGTCACGGTGACCGCGGGCGTCGAGAGCGCCCCGAGCAACACCAACACCTTCACCATCACCGCCGCGACGACGCCGACGGTGGCCATCACCACGCCGGCCAACGGCGCCACGGTGACCAACCCCGTCAACGTGACGGTGTCGGGCACGGCGGGCAACGCCACCAGCGTCACGCTCACCGTCAACGGGACGAACTACGGTCCCATCACGGTGACCGGCGGCAACTGGAGCCAGGTGCTCACCCCGAGCCCCCTGCCCAACGGCACCTACAACGTGTCCGCGGTGTCCACGAATGGCACGACCAACAGCACGACCGCGACCTCCACCTTCACGGTGGCGGCGCCGACGGTGGCCATCACCACGCCGGCCAACGGCTCGACGCTGACGAGCTCCACCAACGTGGTCATCAGTGGCACGGCCGCGAACGCGACGTCGGTCACGTTCACGCTGAACGGGACGAGCTACGGTCCCGTCACGGTGACGGGCGGTAACTGGACGTTCACGGTGCCTGGCCCGCTGGCCAACGGCTCGTACACCGTGAATGCGGTGTCCACGAACGGCACCACCAACAGCACGACCGCGACCTCCACGTTCACCGTGGCGGTGCCTGCGCCGACGGTGGCCATCACCACGCCGGCCAATGGCTCGACGACGGCCAATCCCAATGTGACGGTGACGGGCACGGCCGCCAACGCGACCAGCGTCACGGTCACCTTCCAGGGCACGAACTACGGCCCCATCACGGTGACTGGCGGCAACTGGAGCCAGGCGCTCCCGGGGCCGTTGGCCAACGGCACGTACTCGGTGGCGGCCGTGTCCACGAACGGCACGACCAACAGCACCACGGCCTCGTCCACCTTCACGGTGAACGTGCCGGCGCCGACGGTGGCCATCAGCACTCCGGCCAATGGCTCCATGACGAACAACCCGAACGTGACGGTGACGGGCACGTCCGCCAACGCGACCACGGTGACCGTGACGTTCCAGGGCACGAACTACGGCCCCATCACGGTGACGGGCGGCACCTGGAGCCAGGTGCTGCCCGGGCCGCTGCCGGACGGGACGTACACGGTGACCGCCGTGTCCACGAACGCCTCTGGCACGAACAGCTCGCCCGCAACCACCACCTTCACGGTGGACCGGACGCCTCCGACGGTGGCCATCAGCACGCCGGTCGACGGCGCCGTCCTCAACACCCCCAACGTGACGGTGACGGGCACGTCCGTGGGCGCCTCGTTCGTGACGCTCACCTTCGATGGCGCCAGCTACGGCCCCATCAGCGTGGACGCCTCCGGCCACTGGAGCTTCCCGCTGCCCGGCCCCCTGCCCGAGGGCTCGTACACCGTGTCCGCGACAGCCACGGACGCGGCGGGCAACACCAGCACGCCCGCGACCTCCACCTTCACCGTGGACCTGACCGCTCCGACCGTCGCCATCAGCTCCCCGGCCAACGGCTCCACCATCGGCACCAACACGGTGACGGTGACGGGGACGTCCCAGGGCGCGACCTCCGTGACGCTGACCTACGGCGGCACGGACTACGGCCCCATCAGCGTGGATGCCTCCGGTAACTGGAGCTTCCAACTGCCCGTGACCCTCCCCGAGGGCCCCAACACCGTGACCGCGGTGTCCAAGGACGCGGCGGGCAACACCAGCACGCCCGCGACCTCCACCTTCACCGTGGACCTGACGGTCCCCACGGTCGCCATCAGCACGCCGGCCAACGGCACCTCGGTGAACACCGGCACGGTGACGGTCACCGGCATGACGACGAACGCGACCTCCGTGACGCTCACCTTCGATGGTGCCAGCTACGGCCCCATCAGCGTGGACGGCTCCGGCAACTGGAGCTACGCGCTGCCCGGCCCCCTGGCCGAGGGCACGTACACCGTGACCGCGGTGTCTGTGAACGGCGCGGGCACCACCAGCGCGACCGCGACCTCCACCTTCACGGTGGACCTGACCCCGCCGACCGTCGCCATCAGCACCCCGGTGGACGGCTCGACGACCAACTCCCCCAACGTGACGGTGACGGGGACGTCCACGGGCGCGACGTCCGTGACGCTGACCTACAACGGCACGAACTACGGCCCCATCCCCGTGGATGGCGCGGGCAACTGGAGCTACGCGCTGCCCGTGACGCTGCCGGAAGGCCCCGTGACCGTGACCGCCACGGCCACGGACGCCGCGGGCAACACCAGCACTCCGGATGACACCACCTTCACGGTGGACCTGACGGCGCCGGAAGTGGAGATCACCGCGCCGGCGGACGGCACGACGGTGGCCTCCGGCACGGTGACCGTCACCGGTACCTCCGTGGGCGCCACCTCCGTGACGATCACCTTCGAGGGCACCGACTACGGCCCCATCGCGGTGGACGCCTCCGGCAACTGGAGCCAGGCGCTCCCGGGCCCGCTGTCGGACGGCACGTACACCGTGACCGCGGTGGCCACGGACGCGGCGGGCAACACCAGCACGCCTGACTCCGTCACCTTCACGGTGGACCAGACCGCGCCGACGGTGGCCATCACCACGCCGGCCAACGGCTCCACCGTGGGCGCCAACGTCACGGTCACCGGTACGACCGCCGGCGGCGCGACGAGCGTGACCGTGTCCTTCCAGGGTACGAACTACGGCCCCATCCCCGTGGATGCCTCCGGCAACTGGAGCCAGGCGCTGCCCGGCCCGCTGGCCAACGGCACGTACACGGTGACGGCGGTGGCGGTGGACGCGGCGGGCAACACCAGCACGACCGCCAGCTCCACCTTCACGGTGAACACGGCCGCCCCGACGGTGGCCATCACCACGCCGGCCAACGGCTCCACCCTCACGAACCCCACCGTGACGGTGACGGGCACGTCCGCCAACGCGACCACGGTGACGGTGACGTTCCAGGGCACGAACTACGGCCCCATCGCGGTGGACGCCTCCGGCAATTGGAGCCAGGCGCTGCCCGGCCCGCTGGCGGACGGCACGTACACCGTGACGGCGGTGTCCACGAACGGCGCGGGCACCCACAGCGCGACCGCGACCACCACCTTCACCGTCACCCAGGCGGGTGCGGTGGACTCGGACAACGACGGCCTGACGGACGCCGAGGAGATCGCCCTGGGCACCGACCCGAACAACCCGGACTCCGACGGCGACGGCATCCCCGACGGCATCGAGGTCAAGGTCGGCCACACCAACCCGCTGGATGACGACTCGGATGACGACGGCATCCTCGACGGCAACGAGGACAAGAACCACAACGGCATCGTCGACGCCGACGAGACGGATCCGAACAACGCGGACACCGACGGCGACGGCCTGACGGACGGCCTGGAGCTGGGCCTCACCGAGCCCCAGGGCTCCGACACCGACCCGTCCAAGTTCGTGGCGGACAAGGACCCGTCCACGAAGACCAACCCGCTGGATGACGACTCGGATGACGACGGCCTCACCGACGGCAACGAGGACGCCAACCACGACGGCAAGGTGGACGCGACGGAGACGGACCCGAACAACGCGGACACCGACGGCGACGGCCTGACGGACGGCCTGGAGCTGGGCCTCACCCAGCCGCAGGGCAGCGACACCGACATGTCGAAGTTCGTCCCGGATCAGGACCCCAACACCAAGACGAACCCGCTCGACAAGGACACCGACCACGGTGGCGTGTTCGACGGCGTCGAGGACCGCAACCACAACGGCCGCGTGGACGTGCAGGAGTCCGACCCGAACAACCCGGCGGACGACAAGGACGCGGACGGCGACGGCATCGATAACGCCACGGAGCTGGAGTACGGGACGGATCCGTTCGACAACGACACCGACGACGACGGCGTGCCGGACGGCATCGACGGGCTGACCGACACGGACGGCGACGGCATCATCGACGCGCTCGATCCGGACAGCGACAACGACGGCATCCTCGACGGCACGGAGATGGGCGTCACCGCGGAGACCGCCCCCACGGGCACCGACAGGTCGTCCCCCAACTTCAAGCCGGACGCGGATCCGACGACGAAGACGGACCCGAAGAACCCGGACACCGACGGCGACAGCCTGAAGGACGGTGAAGAGGACGCCAACCACGACGGCCGCCGTGACGCCACGGAGACGGACCCGAACATGAAGGACACCGACCTGGGCGGCATCGACGACGGCACGGAGGTGAAGGGCGGCACCAACCCGCTCGACGCCAACGATGACTACCTGGTGGTGGGCCACGGCTGCAGCACGGGCGGCTCCGGTTCGCTGGCGCCCTTCGCGCTGATGCTGCTGGCGCTGCCCCTGGTGGGCCGCCGCTTCCGCCGCGCCGGGGAACTCCTGGCGCGCGCGGGTGGGGCGGTCGCCGTGTTCGCCACCGCGCTGGTCGCGGGCATGGGCACGAACGCCCACGCGCAGGCCACCGCGGTGTCGCAGGCCATCGACGTGCAGCAGTACAAGCCGGGCCCGGGCGTCGCGGATGTGCTCGCGGTGCACGGCGCGAAGGTGCAGCGGCACCTGGGGTGGAACGTGGGGCTGTCGGTCAACTACGCCGACAAGCCGCTCAACTTCTTCGACCCCCGCAAGGACACGTACGTCACCTCCCTGGTGAAGAGCCAGGTGGGCTTCGACCTGATGGGCGCCGTCGGCCTCTTCGACCGGTTCGAGGTCGGCCTCGTGGTGCCCATCACCCTCCAGGGCTCGGAGAACTCGCCGGCCGTGGACTCCTCCTTCGCCAACGGGGTGAGCGGGGGCGGTATCGGCGACCTGCGCATCATCCCGAAGGCGCGGCTGCTGGACGGGGATGACTATGGCCTGTCCCTGGTGGTGCCCGTGTCGCTGCCCACCGGCGGCGCCTCGGACTTCCTCGGCGGGTCCGGCGTGTCCGTCAACCCGCGCGTGGTGGCGGAGTACGGCAGGCGCTTCCGCGTGCTCGCCAACCTGGGCGTGGACATCCGCAAGGCGCAGCAGCTGCGCAACCTGAACGTCGGCAGCGCGCTGGCGTACGGGGTGGCCGCGGAGGCTCCGCTGGGGGACATGCCGCTGGCCGTGCAGGCCTCGCTGGTGGGCGCGCTGGGCTTCAAGCAGCAGGACGCGGAGGAGCGTCCCCTGGAACTGCTCGCGGCCCTGAAGTACCGCGCGCTCAGTGGCCTGTCCGCGCAGGTGGGCGCGGGCCCGGGCCTCACCCACGGCTACGGCACGCCGACCTTCCGCGTGCTCGCGTCCGTGGCCTACAGCACCCCGGAGCGCGCCCCGGCGCCTCCGAAGCCCGTGTGCCCGGAAGGCCCCGAGGACTTCGACGGCTTCCAGGACGAGGACGGCTGCGCCGACCCCGACAACGACGGCGACGGCATCCTGGACACGGCGGACAAGTGCCCCAACGAGCCGGAGACGTTCAACGGCTTCGAGGATGAGGACGGCTGCCCGGACACGAAGCCCGCGCCGCCGCCGCCCGCACCGGTGGACTCGGACGGCGACGGCATCATGGACCCGGACGACAAGTGCCCCAACGCGCCCGAGGACAAGGACGGCTTCCAGGACGAGGACGGCTGCCCGGATCCGGACAACGACAAGGACGGCATCCCCGACGTCGCGGACAAGTGCCCCAACGAGCCGGAGACCATCAACGGCGTGGATGACGAGGACGGCTGCCCGGACAAGGGCAAGGTCAAGGTGCTCGTCGAGGGCGAGCGCATCCTCATCCTGGAGAAGGTCTACTTCGCCACGAACAAGGACGTCATCCTGCCGCGCTCGTTCCCCATCCTGAAGCAGGTGGCCGCCGTGCTGCGCGCCAACCCGCAGGTGGAGCTGCTGCGCATCGAGGGCCACACGGACAGCCAGGGCAACGACGCCGCCAACCTGGACCTGTCCAAGCGCCGCGCCGCCAGCGTGAAGGCGTTCCTCATCAAGGAGGGCATCGCGGGCGAGCGCCTGGAGTCCGAGGGCTTCGGTGAGACGAAGCCCGTGGACACCAACAAGACGGCCGCCGGTCGTGAAAACAACCGCCGCGTGGAGTTCAACATCACGCGGATGGGCAAGGTGGAAGTGGAGAAGCCCGCCCCGTAG